The stretch of DNA CGGCACGCGGTCAGGGGCGGATCCATGACAGCAGGGAGGGAACCCAGGGCAGCCAGCAGAGGAACACCAGGTTGCTCAACAGCCAGCAGGCGTTGGCAAGCCCCTGGTTCAGCCCGTAGAGAGAGGCCGGTACGATGGTGAGAACGGCCGCAGGCATACTGGCCAGGATCAATACGCTAGCGGCCAGCAACCCGTCGCCAAAGGTCTGCAGCCCCAGCAGCCACACCAGTCCCAGCCCCAGCGCGGGCAGCAGGATGACCCTTAAAAGTGCCAGCGGCAGGGCGCGCCCCAGCTCCGGCAACAGGGCGCGGAAACGAAACACCAGCCCCACGGAGATCATCAGCAGAAAGGAGCTGAGTGGCACCAGCAGCGAGGTGATCGACCCCATCCAGGCGGGGCGTGAAATACCTCCCAGGTTAAGTAGCATGCCACACAGCCAGCAGCCCACCACCGCCAGCAGCACCGGGTCGCGCCAGACGCGGGAGGGGGTGTCGACAGGGAACTGGCCATGGCGACGGGCGTAGGGGAACAGCAGGCCGAAGTAGATCAGCTCCTCGAACAGCTTGTAGAGGGGCAGGAGGGCGAGCCCCGGCTCGCCGAGATAGACAAACAGGGTGAGGGAGCCCAGGGCTCCCAGGTTGACGAATCCGCCGCCGGGTCCGTAAACCGCCAGTTCCGCGCCGCTCATACGCAGCTGCCGACCGACCACTAACCCCAGCTGAAAACCGGCCAGCATGATGGCGCCGCCGATGAGGGGGAGCCAGACGAGGGCCCAGTGCAGTTGCTTCAGGTTCCAGATCGCCAACAGAATGGAGAGCGGGACGGTGATACGCAGCGCCAGGGCGACGGCCAGGTTGCGCAGGCGGCCGCTGGTCTCGGGGCGCCAGGCAAAGAGCAGCTGTCCCAGCGTAAAACCGGCAACCATTACAACAAAGATCAGGACAAAGTCATTCACTGCGCCGGCTCGACGAGAAGGGCGGGCGGCCAGTGTGGGGCAAAGCGGCGCGCGTTGCCATTAGTCGCTGGTCGCAGGAACGCTGGCCCCCTTACCCCGCCGAGGCGGTGATCAGGGGGCGCGCGGCTCAGGTCAGCTCTTCGTAGAGGGCGCGAGTGGCCTCTACCGTCAGCGGGATCGGGTTACCGCCGGCGCTGGGGTCATCCACTGCCATCTGCGCCAGGAGATCGAGCTGCTCGCGGTCTACCCCGAGGGCACTGAGTTTCTCCGGGACCTCGAGGCGGCGCGAGAAGTCGATCACCCAGTCGTAAAAACCGTCAAAGCCGCCGGGGATGCCGAGGTAGGCCGCCAGCGGCGCAACCCGCTCCTCAATGGCGGGGCGATTGAAACGGATCACGGCGGGCAGGGCAATGGCGTTGGTCATGCCGTGGGGGGTGTTGTAGACCGCTCCCACCGGATGGGAAAGCGCGTGTACGGCTCCGAGCCCCTTCTGGAAGGCGGTCGCCCCCATGGCCGCGGCGCTCATCATATGGCCGCGGGCCTCGATATCGCTGCCATCGGCGAAGGCGCGGGGCAGGTACTCCTTCACCAGTCGCATCCCCTCGAGGGCGA from Aestuariirhabdus litorea encodes:
- a CDS encoding AEC family transporter — translated: MNDFVLIFVVMVAGFTLGQLLFAWRPETSGRLRNLAVALALRITVPLSILLAIWNLKQLHWALVWLPLIGGAIMLAGFQLGLVVGRQLRMSGAELAVYGPGGGFVNLGALGSLTLFVYLGEPGLALLPLYKLFEELIYFGLLFPYARRHGQFPVDTPSRVWRDPVLLAVVGCWLCGMLLNLGGISRPAWMGSITSLLVPLSSFLLMISVGLVFRFRALLPELGRALPLALLRVILLPALGLGLVWLLGLQTFGDGLLAASVLILASMPAAVLTIVPASLYGLNQGLANACWLLSNLVFLCWLPWVPSLLSWIRP